One window of Nitrospira sp. genomic DNA carries:
- the rpsO gene encoding 30S ribosomal protein S15, with the protein MGLLKEAKSELIKQYQQHDKDSGSPEVQIAVLTNRITYLTEHFKSHKKDHHSRRGLLQLVGRRRRLLDYLRDVDDARYRAVIDRLGIRK; encoded by the coding sequence ATGGGATTACTGAAAGAGGCAAAGAGTGAACTCATCAAGCAATATCAGCAGCATGACAAGGATTCCGGATCGCCGGAGGTGCAGATTGCCGTGTTGACCAACCGGATTACGTATCTCACCGAGCATTTCAAGAGCCATAAAAAGGATCACCACTCGCGACGTGGGTTGTTGCAACTGGTCGGCCGCAGACGACGGTTGCTGGACTATCTCCGCGATGTGGATGACGCGCGTTACCGAGCGGTGATCGATCGACTCGGCATTCGCAAATAA
- the truB gene encoding tRNA pseudouridine(55) synthase TruB: MNRTGITTDQEGNLEGVLIVHKEVGWSSHDVVAKIRRLLGGNKVGHAGTLDPHATGVLPILVGRATRIAEYLINWDKEYRAVLRLGETTDTQDATGQVLTRVDPCEVSEDALQAVIARFRGVQQQLPPMYSAVKIGGQPLYKAARAGRTIHRAERSIAIHQLEIVGFHDRDVVLHIVCSKGTYVRTLCADIGQALGVGGHLHTLERRRVGPLSIEQAMTIDQVAGQLTTGTLRKQFIPLDQLLYQLPAVVVNDEQAQRVLHGSPIFSAGIGQLPSSPSAVSVRLKNEAGQLLAIGTHDAGCVGSIRIRKVLSLLSH, translated from the coding sequence ATGAACCGGACAGGCATTACAACCGACCAGGAGGGCAATCTGGAGGGAGTTCTCATTGTCCACAAGGAAGTCGGCTGGTCTTCACACGATGTCGTCGCCAAAATCCGGAGGTTATTGGGGGGCAACAAAGTCGGTCATGCCGGCACGCTCGACCCTCATGCCACGGGTGTCTTGCCCATCCTGGTCGGGCGGGCCACAAGAATCGCTGAATACCTGATCAATTGGGATAAGGAGTATCGTGCCGTCTTGCGCCTGGGCGAAACGACCGACACCCAGGATGCAACGGGGCAGGTTTTGACCAGAGTCGATCCCTGTGAGGTGTCTGAGGACGCCCTCCAGGCGGTGATCGCTCGATTCAGAGGAGTACAACAGCAACTGCCGCCGATGTACTCAGCGGTGAAGATCGGCGGACAACCGCTTTACAAAGCGGCGAGAGCAGGAAGAACGATCCACCGAGCAGAGCGGTCGATTGCGATTCATCAGCTGGAGATCGTGGGGTTTCACGATCGCGACGTGGTCCTGCACATTGTGTGCTCAAAAGGCACGTATGTACGCACGCTGTGCGCCGATATCGGACAGGCCTTGGGCGTAGGTGGGCATCTCCATACTCTCGAACGTCGCCGTGTAGGACCACTGTCGATCGAACAGGCCATGACGATCGATCAAGTCGCCGGTCAGTTGACGACGGGAACGCTCCGAAAGCAATTCATTCCGTTGGACCAACTCCTGTACCAACTCCCGGCGGTGGTGGTGAACGATGAGCAGGCGCAGCGTGTCCTGCATGGCTCGCCTATCTTTTCGGCGGGAATTGGGCAACTGCCCTCTTCTCCCTCCGCTGTTTCCGTGCGTCTGAAGAATGAAGCAGGTCAGTTGTTGGCCATTGGAACTCACGATGCCGGCTGCGTGGGGTCGATTAGAATTCGTAAGGTCCTGAGTCTCTTGAGTCATTAA